One Helianthus annuus cultivar XRQ/B chromosome 7, HanXRQr2.0-SUNRISE, whole genome shotgun sequence genomic region harbors:
- the LOC110867885 gene encoding probable carboxylesterase 17, protein MATISLSQRSTSFRQPLNGSVVEEISGLIRVHKGGYVERPLAIAHASCMVPSGLEVTATDVTIDKFTSLWARVYAPSNYKQFSSKRPVVVYFHGGGFCVGSASWACYHDFLLNLAREACCVVVSVNYRLAPENRLPAAYDDGFNVIMWLKQEGLKGTVNELKGCDYSKVYLAGDSAGANIAYHVASRLVSRPVLSPKGIILIQPFFGGEARTMSEKHCTQPVNSALTLSASDTYWRLALPVGFTRDNPWCNPLARGAPRLSDMRLFKTLVCVAELDILKDRNLEFTSALARTGAPVQSVVYKDVGHAFQVLYNYQLAQTRTHEMITHLRAFINQ, encoded by the coding sequence ATGGCTACAATATCGTTAAGTCAACGGTCAACTTCTTTTCGCCAACCGTTAAATGGTTCAGTGGTTGAGGAGATCAGTGGGTTGATTCGGGTTCACAAAGGTGGCTACGTCGAGAGACCTCTAGCTATAGCTCATGCGTCTTGCATGGTCCCCTCAGGGCTCGAGGTTACAGCCACGGATGTTACGATAGACAAGTTTACTAGCTTGTGGGCCCGGGTGTATGCCCCGAGCAATTACAAACAGTTTTCATCCAAAAGGCCGGTGGTGGTTTACTTTCATGGAGGGGGGTTTTGTGTTGGATCCGCTTCGTGGGCTTGTTACCATGACTTTTTGTTAAATCTTGCCCGGGAGGCGTGTTGTGTCGTTGTATCGGTTAACTACCGGTTAGCCCCTGAGAACCGGCTCCCAGCAGCCTATGATGATGGGTTCAATGTCATTATGTGGCTAAAACAAGAGGGTTTGAAGGGAACGGTTAATGAGCTTAAAGGGTGCGATTATTCAAAAGTATATTTAGCCGGTGATAGTGCTGGTGCAAATATTGCGTACCATGTCGCGTCACGGCTAGTGTCTAGGCCGGTCTTGTCACCCAAGGGAATTattctgatccaaccattttttGGGGGAGAGGCAAGAACTATGTCCGAGAAGCATTGTACACAACCCGTTAACTCGGCGCTGACACTATCAGCTTCTGATACATATTGGCGGCTCGCGCTCCCAGTAGGGTTTACGCGAGACAACCCATGGTGCAACCCTCTTGCAAGGGGTGCACCGAGATTGAGTGACATGCGGCTTTTCAAGACGTTGGTTTGTGTGGCTGAGTTGGACATATTGAAAGATAGAAACTTAGAATTCACGTCTGCCCTAGCTAGGACGGGTGCACCAGTGCAATCTGTCGTCTACAAAGACGTTGGACACGCGTTTCAAGTTTTATATAATTATCAACTTGCTCAGACCCGAACCCACGAGATGATTACTCACCTTAGGGCTTTCATCAACCAGTAA
- the LOC110866556 gene encoding uncharacterized mitochondrial protein AtMg00810-like — translation MSALGEMTLFFGLHVKHDSRGILVHQGKYVDDVLAKFKFTDAKPAETPMEERPLLTKHAEGFPVDQHLYRSIIGSLMYLTASRPDIMFVVCHCVRYEANPKNSHLTAVKRIFRYLKVRPRFGLWYPRDSNFDLFSFSDSNFGGTDKDRKSTSAGCQFLGDRLISWQCKKQQTVAISTSEAEGLIKLEQIDTDANVANLFTKPVMDLKFISTHNQEGYLAPPPEKHKKLYTSLIKGLNSCRIVHALRENRVVYESLVQEFWKTARFDALGAGGKGAIVAEIQKKSVTVTEQMIREVL, via the exons atgagtgcgctCGGAGAAATGACATTGTTCTTTGGTTTACATGTCAAACATGATTCTCGAGGCATTCTtgttcatcaagggaagtatgtggatgatgtgctaGCAAAATTCAAGTTCACTGACGCTAAACCGGCTGAAACTCCAATGGAAGAAAGACCTTTACTGACTAAACATGCAGAAGGATTCCCAGTTGATCAACACCTTTATAGGTCTATTATCGggtctttgatgtatctgacagcgagccgtccagacatcatgtttgtTGTCTGCCACTGCGTGCGATATGAGGCTAATCCTAAAAACTCTCATCTTACTGCTGTTAAACGAATCTTTCGGTACCTTAAAGTCCGACCTCGGTTTGgtctgtggtatccgagggattccaattttgaccTGTTTTCGTTTTCTGATAGTAATTTTGGAGGCACTGACAAGGACAGGAAATCCACATCAGCTGGATGTCAATTTTTAGGTGaccggctcatttcttggcaatgcaagaaacaacaaacggtggcgaTTTCCACATCTGAAGCAGA AGGTCTTATCAAGCTggaacaaatcgacacagatgcaaatgttGCCAATTTGTTCAcaaaacct GTCATGGATTTGAAGTTCATCTCGACACACAATCAGGAAGGTTACTTAGCACCACCTCCAGAGAAGCACAAGAAGTTGTATACATCGTTGATCAAGGGATTGAATAGTTGCAGAATTGTTCACGCTTTACGAGAGAATCGTGTCGTCTATGAAAGTCTTGTTCAAGAATTCTGGAAGACTGCCAGATTTGATGCACTTGGAGCAGGAGGTAAAGGAGCGATTGTAGCTGAAATTCAGAAGAAGAGCGTTACTGTAACCGAACAGATGATAAGGGAGGTTTTGTAG